A window from Sphingobacterium hotanense encodes these proteins:
- a CDS encoding pyridoxamine 5'-phosphate oxidase family protein: MSTENLSNKEAIDKLREMVDKIDIGMLCSFKKDEKQPHAVPMSRQEVDEQGNIWYLFSKQSETYQHLQADRQVSLIYAQPKDYEFLTINGHAEISRDEARIEKYWNKMMEGWFEKGKEDPNIQVLKIVPNDAYYWDQKSNKLITLMKVAANAVTGNNFDVGRDGKLSI; this comes from the coding sequence ATGAGTACAGAAAATTTAAGCAATAAAGAAGCAATCGATAAATTACGAGAAATGGTCGATAAGATTGATATCGGCATGTTGTGTAGCTTTAAAAAGGATGAGAAGCAGCCCCATGCTGTTCCAATGAGTCGACAAGAAGTTGATGAGCAAGGCAATATATGGTATTTATTTTCGAAGCAAAGTGAAACCTATCAGCATTTACAAGCTGACCGTCAAGTCTCTTTAATTTATGCCCAACCTAAAGATTATGAGTTTTTAACCATCAATGGACACGCCGAAATCTCTAGAGATGAAGCTCGCATTGAAAAGTATTGGAACAAGATGATGGAAGGCTGGTTTGAAAAAGGAAAAGAAGATCCAAACATTCAGGTGTTAAAAATCGTTCCTAACGACGCATATTATTGGGACCAGAAGTCAAATAAACTTATTACGCTGATGAAGGTAGCTGCGAACGCTGTAACCGGCAATAATTTCGATGTCGGCAGAGATGGGAAACTATCAATTTAA
- a CDS encoding ATP-dependent DNA ligase, which translates to MKEFAQLINTLDSTNKTSLKTEAIVQYLEVAENRDKLWFLSLFTGRRPKRQVSTTLMREWVKEIVDIPDWLFMESYSSVGDLAETISLLLPNPTGNIDLALSEWMNRILDLNTKTDEEKKAFVLHAWENLPHQERFIFNKLLGGSFRVGISAKSLINAIALHSGLDASAVAHSIIGEWLIDDVEFDLLIRGHYVNTNLSKPYPFCLAYPLENLEKTLINPQDWQAEYKWDGIRGQIIKRANEVFIWSRGEELVTDQFPELVEEFSKWQGDFVLDGEILAFLDGEILNFTFLQKRLNRKTITDKMRREIPVTMILYDMLELNQEDLRDKPLAFRRQQLEKLFHLNQAGSLMLSPIIEFQELDTLGSLRDSARDKNSEGLMLKHKSSVYHAGRKRGDWWKWKIDPLSIDAVLIYAQKGSGRRSGYYTDYTFAVRDGDKLVSIAKAYSGLTDKEIQEVSRFVNKNAIEKFGPVRTVKPELVFEIAFEGIGWSSRHKSGIALRFPRIARWRRDKTVEEIDELEEVKKLIK; encoded by the coding sequence ATGAAAGAATTTGCTCAGCTGATCAATACATTAGACAGTACTAATAAGACATCGCTGAAAACCGAAGCGATCGTTCAATATTTGGAGGTTGCGGAGAACAGGGATAAGCTTTGGTTTCTGAGTCTTTTTACCGGGCGTCGACCCAAGCGACAGGTCAGTACCACGCTGATGCGCGAGTGGGTCAAAGAAATTGTCGATATCCCGGATTGGCTTTTTATGGAGTCTTATTCATCTGTTGGAGATCTTGCAGAAACGATCTCTTTACTTCTGCCTAATCCAACCGGTAATATCGATTTGGCTTTGTCCGAATGGATGAACCGCATATTAGACCTGAACACGAAAACTGATGAAGAAAAAAAGGCGTTTGTGCTTCATGCTTGGGAGAACCTGCCGCACCAAGAACGATTTATTTTTAATAAGTTACTGGGAGGTAGCTTCCGTGTCGGTATTTCCGCGAAAAGCCTAATCAATGCAATTGCTCTTCATAGCGGGCTCGATGCATCAGCAGTTGCGCACAGCATTATAGGAGAGTGGCTAATAGATGATGTCGAGTTTGATCTGCTCATACGTGGGCACTATGTCAACACCAACCTATCCAAACCCTATCCGTTTTGCCTGGCATATCCTTTAGAAAATTTAGAGAAAACCCTGATCAATCCACAGGACTGGCAGGCAGAGTATAAATGGGACGGAATACGTGGACAGATTATCAAAAGAGCCAACGAAGTCTTTATCTGGTCAAGAGGAGAGGAACTTGTTACCGATCAATTTCCCGAATTAGTAGAGGAATTCAGCAAGTGGCAGGGAGATTTCGTGCTTGATGGGGAGATTTTAGCATTCCTTGATGGGGAAATTCTGAACTTTACATTCCTTCAAAAACGCTTGAATCGAAAAACCATTACAGATAAAATGCGGCGTGAGATTCCGGTAACTATGATCTTATACGATATGCTCGAACTGAATCAAGAAGACCTGCGCGATAAACCTCTAGCATTTCGTCGACAGCAACTAGAAAAGCTTTTCCATCTGAATCAAGCGGGGTCACTGATGCTATCTCCGATAATCGAATTTCAAGAACTCGACACGCTCGGATCGCTACGTGATTCTGCCAGAGACAAAAATAGCGAAGGCCTGATGCTAAAACACAAGAGCTCTGTTTATCATGCCGGCAGAAAGCGTGGCGATTGGTGGAAATGGAAAATCGATCCACTATCGATTGACGCTGTGCTGATTTATGCGCAGAAAGGAAGTGGACGGCGTAGCGGCTATTATACAGACTATACATTTGCCGTGCGTGATGGCGACAAGCTCGTCAGCATAGCCAAAGCGTATTCGGGATTGACAGATAAGGAAATTCAGGAAGTGAGTCGCTTTGTAAACAAAAATGCAATCGAGAAGTTTGGGCCTGTCCGGACTGTCAAGCCTGAGCTCGTATTCGAGATCGCTTTTGAAGGGATAGGATGGAGTTCCAGACATAAATCAGGAATAGCACTACGATTTCCCCGGATCGCTCGATGGCGAAGAGACAAGACGGTTGAAGAAATTGACGAGTTGGAAGAGGTAAAGAAACTTATTAAATAG
- a CDS encoding ligase-associated DNA damage response exonuclease — protein sequence MQIIEFRSQGIYCIPGKFYIDPWLPVDRAIITHGHADHARSGMGSYLCHRFTTPILKIRIGEAIQVQDVDYNEPININGVEVSLHPAGHIIGSAQVRIAYKGKVVVVSGDYKLQDDGLSNPFELVRCHEFITESTFGLPIYQWESVENLNKQLQDWILKNQSFGKTSVFVGYSLGKAQRIMRAVAGMAPIYVHSSIARLNKAYESVGIVLPDYQTVDLREDLKHIDKNIVILPPSLVGTNVIKRIPHMAYAICSGWMAVRGARRWRSADAGFAVSDHADWNDLLRVTTETGAEKVYVTHGQTAVFSKYLNENGILAEEVKTDFGVEKEEALMNENEAI from the coding sequence ATGCAGATAATAGAATTTCGATCCCAAGGCATCTATTGTATCCCCGGTAAATTTTATATAGACCCTTGGCTTCCTGTAGATAGGGCAATTATTACCCATGGACATGCTGATCATGCTCGTTCGGGAATGGGAAGTTACCTATGCCATCGCTTTACTACACCCATTCTTAAGATACGTATTGGAGAAGCTATACAAGTCCAGGATGTAGATTACAACGAGCCTATTAACATTAATGGAGTCGAGGTCTCATTGCATCCCGCGGGGCATATTATCGGATCTGCTCAAGTGCGAATAGCTTATAAGGGCAAAGTGGTTGTTGTGTCCGGTGATTATAAGTTACAAGATGATGGACTGAGCAACCCATTTGAACTTGTGCGTTGTCATGAGTTCATCACCGAGAGCACCTTTGGACTGCCGATTTATCAATGGGAATCAGTAGAAAATCTCAATAAGCAGCTGCAGGATTGGATTTTAAAAAATCAATCGTTTGGAAAGACTTCTGTGTTTGTAGGTTATTCACTGGGAAAAGCTCAGCGTATAATGAGAGCAGTGGCGGGAATGGCACCCATCTATGTGCATAGCTCTATTGCACGCTTAAATAAAGCCTACGAAAGCGTCGGAATTGTATTGCCGGACTATCAAACCGTCGATCTTCGCGAAGACTTAAAACATATAGATAAAAACATCGTGATCCTTCCACCTTCCCTTGTTGGAACCAATGTAATCAAACGGATTCCGCATATGGCCTATGCTATCTGCTCAGGATGGATGGCAGTACGGGGCGCAAGGAGATGGCGAAGCGCGGATGCAGGATTCGCCGTAAGCGACCATGCCGATTGGAACGATCTGTTGCGCGTGACCACAGAGACAGGTGCTGAGAAAGTCTATGTCACACATGGGCAAACCGCTGTGTTCAGTAAATATTTAAATGAAAATGGGATACTGGCAGAGGAAGTAAAAACGGATTTTGGCGTGGAAAAGGAAGAAGCATTGATGAATGAAAACGAAGCTATATGA
- a CDS encoding putative DNA modification/repair radical SAM protein, with protein sequence MITAEEKLSILADAAKYDVSCSSSGGKRKNEGGIGDSSRSGICHTYTEDGRCVSLLKILLTNYCIYDCAFCVSRRSNDIQRAAFSVNEVVQLTMNFYRRNYIEGLFLSSGIFKSADFTMERLMRIVKKLRTEERFFGYIHLKTIPGASEELIKEAGLYVDRMSVNLEIPTEEGLKQLAPEKDHDSVRKPLQFVDQQKIMLAEEKKLMKHVPTFVPAGQSTQMVVGATSETDYDIMKISSEFYKTYHLKRVYYSGYIPINNEHSMLPQVGTTPPLIRENRLYQTDWLLRFYNFKLDEILNPEHQDLDLDIDPKLSWALRNPQYFPIDVNTADYAAILRIPGVGRGSALKIIQARKFGKLYEHHLKKIGIAFNRAKYFMRYADSVRNWGDLQMHAIKTSILSSGTSKYLPKVASNQLSLFA encoded by the coding sequence ATGATTACAGCAGAGGAAAAGCTATCGATATTAGCAGATGCTGCGAAATATGACGTAAGTTGTAGTTCCAGCGGGGGGAAAAGAAAAAATGAGGGCGGAATCGGTGACTCATCTCGTTCAGGTATTTGTCATACCTATACCGAAGATGGGCGCTGCGTTTCCCTTTTAAAAATTTTGCTCACCAACTATTGTATCTACGACTGCGCGTTCTGCGTCAGTCGCCGCAGCAACGATATTCAGCGAGCCGCATTTTCGGTAAATGAAGTGGTTCAACTAACGATGAATTTCTATCGTAGAAATTATATCGAGGGGCTTTTTTTGAGTTCTGGAATTTTTAAATCCGCGGATTTTACGATGGAACGTCTGATGCGAATCGTGAAAAAGTTGCGAACCGAAGAACGCTTCTTTGGTTATATACATTTAAAAACAATTCCTGGTGCGAGTGAAGAGCTTATTAAAGAAGCTGGGCTTTATGTAGATCGAATGAGCGTCAATTTAGAGATTCCTACTGAGGAAGGGCTAAAACAATTGGCGCCGGAAAAAGACCATGATTCTGTTCGAAAACCGCTGCAGTTTGTAGATCAGCAAAAGATTATGCTCGCTGAGGAAAAGAAGCTAATGAAGCACGTCCCTACCTTTGTGCCTGCCGGTCAAAGTACGCAGATGGTCGTGGGAGCAACTTCAGAGACAGATTATGATATTATGAAGATTTCGTCAGAATTCTACAAGACATACCATCTTAAACGAGTTTATTATAGCGGATATATCCCTATAAATAATGAACACAGTATGCTTCCACAGGTTGGCACTACCCCTCCCCTGATTCGAGAAAACAGACTCTATCAAACCGATTGGTTGTTAAGATTTTATAATTTCAAGCTGGATGAAATTCTAAATCCTGAACATCAAGATCTGGATTTAGATATAGATCCGAAACTAAGTTGGGCTCTGCGAAATCCTCAATACTTTCCTATCGATGTCAATACAGCGGACTATGCCGCGATTCTGCGTATCCCTGGTGTTGGCCGTGGTTCGGCGCTAAAAATAATTCAAGCGAGGAAATTTGGGAAACTCTATGAGCATCACTTAAAAAAAATCGGCATTGCCTTCAATCGGGCAAAGTATTTTATGCGCTATGCCGACTCTGTAAGAAATTGGGGCGACCTTCAAATGCATGCGATCAAAACTTCGATTCTATCTTCAGGAACGAGCAAGTATCTGCCGAAGGTAGCAAGTAATCAATTAAGCTTGTTCGCATGA
- a CDS encoding sulfatase-like hydrolase/transferase, with product MNEIAKVIYEIVVWLFLIYSMGIFSVYTWIAIFSYGAVTRYKYGNIYTDYSLIATNPNAPSFSLIAPAYNEGKTIVENVRSLLSIYYNKLEIIIVNDGSKDDSIERLVEAYHLEKVSYAISGNLKTQEVVQVYKSKNPAFRKLIVVDKKNGGKADALNVGINISKSDYIVCIDVDCIIDQEAILKLAKPFMEQEDKRLIACGGVIRLANNCKIENGKVVEVNLPKTWLGRSQALEYIRAFVLGRMAWSRASGLILISGAFGAFDKEIVLACGGYDHSTVGEDMELVVRMRRYMIEKDLPHQVINIPDPLCWTEVPEDKEVLKKQRNRWMRGTMETLWTHRKLMFNPKYGKLGMLSLPYWFFFEFLGPFVEFTGYIIFILFVLFGIINWTFFFALFLLVVFSSILYSVYAVSVDLVSHQVYSKRKDLTTLIATAALEPFYFHPLVVRAGIAGMVDYFRKKNGWGEMTRQGFSQEKDESFKEKALRYGKWLMEQFSPVALVYLIFVLLTSIAEWFIYGSSVQQFKTMESFAVLLANNALTAMVFLLPVAAVYLLISLSHERLANWMLPIITAAAVTIQLILAFYFIESRNLLGTDLFFYSSEELIGILRASNVLNWLNVFLLMIGLLALIMSIKFLSSKIKGSTIKALSILSAGFIALIYLALFGAVTGSSKDDFMQTAERSKLGFFLYSNADLLSDNIGDRVFASSIESSVGSLNAAYPFLQNEQTMDVFGQYFQKAEKAPNLVLILVEGLGKAYSSSDGYIGDFTPFLNQLKDSSLVWDNNLSSSGRTFSVLPTVLGSLPFGTSGFLEQKDYPEHFNLLNVLAFNGFKTGFVYGGDSNFDFMAKYLKANNIDVLLDESSFPAGYRRLPGTNGESWGYEDQAVLSQLSALSEKQSEPYFHITLTLSTHNPFLINDAQKYEALFQARLQQLKLPKAKYGLAMENKKQLISVINADDALRQFFADYRQREEFKNTIFIITGDHAMPEIPLQSKIDRYHVPLLVYSPLLKNKRKFHHTVSHFDIAPSILAYYRENYQLRTPEQVTWIGKGLDVGAAKQSMGVPIMQSKSQLIDFVYSNVHINDNRAFKLDNKLSEDAIGDANADPTTKKRFDAFREMNKQFIKSSSLLPDSIYNKFFQ from the coding sequence ATGAACGAAATAGCAAAGGTCATTTACGAAATTGTTGTCTGGCTATTCTTGATCTATTCAATGGGAATATTCAGTGTCTATACTTGGATCGCCATATTTTCCTATGGCGCCGTAACGCGTTATAAATACGGCAATATCTATACGGACTATTCGTTAATTGCCACGAATCCGAATGCACCAAGTTTTAGCCTGATTGCGCCTGCTTATAATGAGGGAAAGACAATTGTAGAAAACGTGCGATCCTTGTTATCGATCTACTACAATAAGTTAGAGATTATTATTGTCAATGACGGTTCTAAAGATGATTCCATCGAAAGACTTGTCGAAGCTTATCATTTAGAGAAAGTAAGCTACGCAATAAGCGGCAATTTGAAAACTCAAGAAGTAGTTCAGGTTTATAAGAGTAAGAATCCTGCATTCAGGAAGTTAATTGTCGTAGATAAGAAGAATGGGGGTAAGGCAGATGCACTCAACGTAGGGATAAATATTTCCAAAAGCGATTATATTGTCTGTATTGATGTCGATTGTATTATTGATCAGGAGGCGATACTAAAGCTTGCCAAGCCTTTTATGGAGCAAGAGGATAAGCGGTTAATTGCGTGCGGAGGTGTTATTCGTTTAGCGAATAATTGTAAGATAGAGAATGGCAAGGTGGTCGAAGTTAATCTGCCTAAAACCTGGTTAGGGCGGAGCCAGGCGTTGGAATATATCCGAGCATTTGTGTTAGGCCGAATGGCATGGTCAAGAGCGAGCGGATTAATTTTGATTTCAGGGGCATTTGGAGCCTTTGACAAGGAGATTGTGCTTGCCTGTGGAGGATATGACCATAGCACCGTTGGAGAGGATATGGAGCTTGTCGTGCGGATGAGACGCTACATGATTGAAAAAGATCTACCACATCAGGTTATCAATATTCCGGATCCTCTTTGTTGGACGGAAGTACCTGAAGATAAGGAAGTGTTAAAAAAGCAAAGAAACCGCTGGATGCGGGGCACCATGGAAACCCTTTGGACACATCGTAAATTGATGTTCAACCCGAAATACGGTAAACTGGGTATGCTAAGCCTACCGTATTGGTTTTTCTTTGAATTCTTGGGTCCCTTTGTGGAATTTACAGGCTATATTATCTTCATTCTTTTTGTACTGTTTGGGATTATTAATTGGACATTCTTTTTCGCCTTATTCCTGCTCGTTGTATTTTCCAGTATTCTGTATTCCGTCTATGCGGTTTCGGTGGATTTGGTTAGCCATCAAGTATATTCCAAGCGAAAAGATCTAACCACACTGATTGCAACGGCTGCCCTCGAACCGTTTTATTTCCATCCCTTGGTCGTACGCGCCGGAATTGCCGGTATGGTCGATTATTTTAGGAAAAAGAATGGATGGGGAGAAATGACGAGACAAGGGTTCTCGCAGGAGAAGGACGAAAGCTTTAAAGAAAAAGCCTTGCGCTATGGCAAATGGCTCATGGAGCAATTTAGTCCTGTGGCGCTTGTTTATCTCATCTTTGTTCTGCTGACAAGCATTGCGGAATGGTTTATTTATGGAAGCAGCGTTCAGCAGTTCAAAACCATGGAATCATTTGCTGTGCTGTTGGCCAATAATGCCCTAACGGCTATGGTTTTTCTTTTACCAGTAGCGGCAGTTTATCTTTTGATTTCATTGTCCCATGAGCGTTTAGCCAATTGGATGTTGCCAATTATTACAGCCGCTGCAGTGACCATTCAATTAATTTTAGCTTTCTATTTTATTGAGTCCCGAAACCTCTTGGGAACAGATCTTTTCTTTTACTCTTCCGAAGAACTAATTGGAATTCTTCGTGCAAGTAATGTTCTTAATTGGTTGAATGTATTTCTGTTAATGATAGGACTGCTAGCCCTAATCATGAGTATAAAATTCCTGAGCAGTAAAATTAAGGGTTCGACGATAAAGGCGCTTTCCATTTTATCAGCGGGTTTTATAGCATTGATTTACCTCGCTTTATTTGGTGCAGTAACCGGGAGCTCCAAGGATGACTTTATGCAGACTGCTGAACGCAGTAAGCTAGGGTTCTTTCTCTACAGCAACGCCGATCTATTATCGGATAATATTGGAGATCGTGTATTTGCTAGTTCGATTGAGTCGTCCGTCGGTTCACTGAACGCAGCTTACCCATTCCTGCAGAATGAGCAGACTATGGATGTGTTTGGCCAGTATTTCCAGAAAGCTGAAAAAGCACCTAACTTAGTTTTAATTTTAGTTGAAGGCCTCGGCAAAGCATATAGCAGTTCGGATGGCTACATAGGAGACTTTACGCCTTTCTTAAACCAGCTCAAAGACAGTTCCTTGGTATGGGATAATAATTTAAGTTCCTCCGGAAGAACATTTTCAGTACTGCCGACGGTACTAGGTTCACTACCTTTTGGTACCTCCGGTTTTCTTGAACAAAAAGATTATCCTGAGCACTTTAACTTGCTGAATGTTTTAGCTTTTAACGGATTTAAAACAGGGTTTGTTTACGGTGGAGATTCTAACTTCGATTTTATGGCGAAGTATCTAAAAGCTAATAATATAGATGTACTCCTCGATGAGTCGAGCTTCCCTGCCGGCTATCGGAGACTTCCAGGTACAAATGGCGAGAGTTGGGGTTATGAAGATCAAGCGGTGCTTTCTCAGTTAAGTGCACTGTCGGAAAAGCAGTCCGAACCTTATTTCCATATTACACTAACACTATCCACGCATAATCCGTTTTTGATCAATGATGCGCAAAAATACGAGGCACTTTTTCAAGCGCGCTTACAACAGCTTAAACTGCCCAAAGCCAAATACGGCCTGGCAATGGAAAATAAAAAGCAACTGATTTCGGTCATCAACGCCGATGATGCTTTGCGTCAATTCTTTGCAGATTATCGTCAGCGCGAAGAGTTCAAAAATACTATATTTATTATCACTGGGGATCATGCCATGCCTGAGATACCGTTGCAGAGCAAGATCGATCGTTATCACGTGCCATTACTTGTGTACTCGCCTCTATTAAAAAATAAACGCAAGTTTCATCATACCGTAAGCCATTTTGATATTGCGCCATCCATTTTAGCTTACTATCGAGAAAATTACCAGCTACGAACTCCTGAACAGGTAACTTGGATAGGGAAGGGTCTAGACGTCGGTGCTGCCAAGCAGAGCATGGGGGTTCCTATTATGCAAAGCAAATCTCAACTGATTGACTTTGTGTATTCCAACGTGCATATCAATGATAATCGTGCATTTAAGTTGGATAATAAGTTGTCTGAAGATGCGATTGGCGACGCGAATGCGGATCCAACAACGAAAAAACGATTTGATGCGTTCCGCGAGATGAACAAGCAGTTTATCAAATCGTCTTCTCTGTTGCCAGATTCAATCTACAACAAGTTTTTCCAGTAG
- a CDS encoding YaiO family outer membrane beta-barrel protein, producing MKSTLISFLTLAMLCSIQLNVLFAQDGTLNSDELFLRARTEAFDNKNYKAAVGLAKQALQKSPDYTDISVFLGRLYTWMDQPDSARMVFKQLELKNTTDEDFHLAFGSLEYWEDQNEEALRVVNRGLSSHPQSTDLLLLKAKVLNASKRYAEANEQLNELLAVDPKNSDARELVNAIREQVGGNEIGVTYNWMHFDKQFADDWHIVGVSYKRGTPIGSFIFRTNFANKFGSNGTQFELEAYPRLSKMFYMYLGTGYSNSDGIFPKFRTGASLYANLPASFEAEVGYRQLKFTENVWMYTASVGKYYKNFWFNARTYLTPGDDNISHSYAGTVRYYTKGADDYFGLIVGSGISPEENRENLLTDDSYKLKTFKTGLEYNLSVKEKNLFSISGTYYNVEYQPEVKDNQIDITVGYRRRF from the coding sequence ATGAAATCAACACTAATTAGCTTTCTTACCCTAGCCATGCTATGTTCCATTCAATTAAATGTGCTCTTTGCACAGGATGGAACTCTTAATTCTGACGAACTATTCTTACGAGCACGTACCGAAGCTTTTGACAATAAAAATTATAAGGCAGCTGTTGGTTTAGCAAAACAGGCCTTACAAAAAAGTCCCGATTATACCGACATCAGCGTATTTCTAGGTAGATTATATACTTGGATGGATCAGCCTGATTCTGCGAGGATGGTATTCAAGCAATTAGAATTAAAAAATACGACCGACGAGGATTTCCATTTAGCGTTTGGATCCTTAGAATATTGGGAAGACCAAAATGAAGAGGCCCTTCGTGTTGTGAACCGTGGTCTATCTTCACATCCTCAATCGACGGATTTATTATTGCTGAAGGCAAAGGTTTTAAATGCGTCAAAGCGCTACGCAGAAGCCAACGAACAGCTAAATGAACTGCTTGCCGTAGACCCGAAGAATAGCGATGCACGCGAATTAGTAAATGCTATCCGTGAGCAGGTTGGTGGAAATGAGATAGGCGTTACATATAATTGGATGCACTTCGACAAGCAATTTGCGGATGATTGGCATATTGTGGGTGTAAGTTATAAGAGAGGCACGCCGATTGGCTCCTTCATTTTTAGAACCAACTTTGCAAATAAATTTGGTAGCAACGGAACGCAATTTGAACTTGAAGCTTACCCACGTTTATCTAAAATGTTCTATATGTACTTAGGAACCGGCTATTCCAATAGCGACGGTATTTTCCCAAAGTTTAGAACCGGAGCCTCCTTATACGCTAATTTGCCAGCAAGCTTTGAAGCTGAAGTTGGGTATAGGCAATTGAAATTCACTGAGAATGTATGGATGTATACCGCATCCGTAGGAAAGTACTATAAGAACTTTTGGTTCAACGCTCGGACATATTTAACACCTGGCGATGATAATATTTCGCATTCCTACGCCGGTACAGTACGCTATTATACAAAAGGTGCGGACGATTACTTTGGACTTATCGTTGGCTCTGGTATAAGTCCGGAAGAGAACCGAGAGAACCTCCTAACGGACGATAGCTATAAATTGAAAACTTTTAAAACCGGATTAGAATATAACCTGAGCGTAAAAGAGAAAAACCTGTTCTCCATTTCCGGCACATACTACAATGTAGAGTATCAACCAGAAGTTAAAGACAATCAAATAGACATAACGGTTGGTTACAGACGCAGATTCTAA
- a CDS encoding response regulator transcription factor — protein MVVLLAEDDELILKTIEHKLKKEGFEVILTRNGQEAIELIRSQKIDLIISDIMMPFASGIEILAEVKLLEQPIPIIMLSSMGQEEIVIEAFEMGASDYMIKPFSPNELILRINKLLNRP, from the coding sequence ATGGTTGTGTTATTAGCCGAAGATGATGAATTGATTCTTAAAACTATTGAGCATAAACTAAAAAAAGAAGGATTTGAAGTAATTCTTACGAGAAATGGGCAAGAGGCGATCGAATTGATAAGAAGTCAAAAAATTGATTTAATCATTAGCGATATCATGATGCCTTTTGCTTCTGGAATAGAAATTCTTGCTGAAGTAAAACTGTTGGAGCAACCTATTCCAATCATCATGCTCTCTAGCATGGGACAGGAGGAAATCGTCATTGAAGCATTCGAAATGGGAGCTTCTGATTATATGATCAAACCTTTTAGTCCTAATGAATTGATTCTGCGTATAAATAAATTATTGAACAGACCATAG
- a CDS encoding TIGR03915 family putative DNA repair protein has product MTYYIFDGSYLGYLSAFFQSFQDRKVDAVPMIEEKLESSFFAVKTYVETDSERAKRILKGLEKHIGKERVYDFYRNFLSEDPKAWHIGFKLMRSIFTNNPGILKNYADADALALSQTIKKMGRESHRMKAFIRFSKSADELYSAVIEPDFNVLPLIISFFKKRFADQRWLIYDVKRRYGYLYNLQDIQEVTLSEASNKDADLAIQIELDKQETHYQQLWKAYFKATNIVARKNIKLHVQHVPKRYWKYLVEKQD; this is encoded by the coding sequence ATGACCTACTATATTTTTGATGGTAGCTATTTGGGCTATTTAAGTGCCTTCTTCCAGTCTTTTCAAGATAGAAAGGTGGATGCAGTTCCGATGATTGAAGAAAAGTTAGAATCAAGTTTCTTTGCTGTAAAGACTTATGTTGAGACAGATTCAGAACGCGCGAAGCGGATATTGAAGGGTTTGGAAAAGCATATAGGTAAGGAGCGTGTTTATGATTTTTATAGAAACTTTTTATCTGAGGATCCGAAAGCTTGGCATATTGGATTTAAACTTATGCGAAGCATTTTTACAAACAACCCTGGCATCTTAAAAAACTATGCGGATGCTGATGCGCTGGCCCTCTCGCAGACTATTAAGAAGATGGGGAGAGAGAGCCATAGAATGAAAGCTTTTATACGTTTCAGCAAATCGGCAGATGAGCTATACAGCGCTGTTATAGAGCCAGATTTTAATGTGTTGCCGCTCATTATCTCCTTCTTTAAAAAGCGTTTTGCCGATCAGCGCTGGTTAATATATGATGTAAAACGACGTTATGGATATCTCTATAATTTGCAGGATATACAAGAAGTCACGCTGTCTGAAGCTTCAAATAAGGATGCTGACTTAGCCATTCAGATCGAACTGGATAAACAGGAGACACATTACCAACAGTTATGGAAAGCTTACTTTAAGGCGACGAATATCGTGGCTCGCAAGAATATCAAGTTACATGTTCAGCATGTCCCTAAACGGTATTGGAAGTACTTAGTCGAGAAACAGGATTAG